One genomic segment of Buchnera aphidicola (Chaitoregma tattakana) includes these proteins:
- a CDS encoding metallopeptidase TldD-related protein produces MIYNIFFEKSELKNFILKILNIYKKRVDYLKIYIIQDNSRNVLIRNSNLELSETKQNIKIHVDVIKNNKFVRTSFNSLNISMVKKIIDKAIYATRHVASDFCNNVYADMIFQNNIKMNLCNINIISLKDIINTTISIENIAFKFDNRIYNSDGINFYENFSNIIFGNSNFDISSYSTSYYFIMSSVIAQYKKKMYNGSYYSVSTKFSKLDNIKKIGEMSAKNAIYKISPKKIYTSMSSVIFSNEISYILFEYLSEAISGKNVYERSTFLKNSLGKRIFPKWLNILEDPHLKYGLCSHIFDSDGFSTFSKNIVKNGILKTWILNNYYANKLGLKSTGNSLGSYNWIIYSSLSKLFSLKHLLLNMYNGILVNELYGDGFNVVNGDYSIGVSGFLIRRGEILHPIDEITISGNLKDIFYKIVNMSNDFNRINKIKCGSILLSEVNISGK; encoded by the coding sequence ATGATTTATAATATTTTTTTTGAAAAATCTGAATTGAAAAACTTTATCTTAAAAATTTTAAACATTTATAAAAAAAGAGTAGATTACTTGAAGATATATATTATACAAGATAATTCTAGAAATGTATTAATTAGAAATTCTAATTTAGAACTTTCTGAAACTAAACAAAATATTAAAATACATGTTGATGTTATAAAAAACAATAAATTTGTAAGAACATCTTTTAATAGCTTAAATATTAGTATGGTAAAAAAAATTATAGATAAAGCAATATATGCTACCAGACATGTTGCTTCAGATTTTTGTAATAATGTTTATGCAGACATGATATTTCAAAACAATATTAAAATGAATTTGTGTAACATCAATATTATTAGTCTGAAAGATATAATTAACACAACTATTTCTATAGAAAATATTGCATTTAAATTTGATAATAGAATTTATAATAGTGATGGTATTAATTTTTATGAAAATTTTTCAAATATAATTTTTGGTAATAGTAATTTTGATATATCTTCATATTCTACTAGTTATTATTTTATAATGTCTAGTGTTATAGCACAATATAAAAAAAAAATGTATAACGGGTCTTATTATAGTGTTTCTACTAAATTTAGTAAATTAGATAATATAAAAAAAATTGGAGAAATGTCTGCTAAAAATGCTATATACAAAATATCTCCTAAAAAGATATATACTAGTATGTCTTCTGTCATTTTTTCTAATGAAATAAGTTATATTTTATTTGAATATTTATCTGAAGCTATTTCTGGAAAAAATGTGTATGAAAGATCTACATTTTTAAAAAATAGTTTAGGAAAAAGAATTTTTCCAAAATGGTTAAATATATTAGAAGATCCGCATTTAAAATATGGGCTATGTTCTCATATATTTGATTCTGATGGATTTAGTACATTTTCTAAAAATATCGTGAAAAACGGAATTTTAAAAACTTGGATTTTAAATAATTATTATGCTAATAAATTGGGATTAAAATCTACAGGAAATTCTTTGGGGTCGTATAATTGGATAATTTATTCAAGTCTATCAAAACTTTTTAGTTTAAAACACTTATTGTTAAATATGTATAATGGAATTTTAGTCAATGAATTATATGGAGATGGTTTTAATGTAGTAAATGGTGATTATTCTATAGGAGTGTCTGGTTTTTTAATACGAAGAGGTGAGATATTGCATCCAATAGATGAAATTACTATATCTGGTAATTTAAAAGATATATTTTATAAAATTGTAAATATGTCTAATGATTTTAATAGAATTAATAAAATAAAATGTGGATCTATTCTTTTATCTGAAGTAAATATTTCTGGCAAATAG
- the rsmI gene encoding 16S rRNA (cytidine(1402)-2'-O)-methyltransferase — translation MKKKTKSLGILYIVSTPIGNLKDITYRAIEILKTVNIIAAESINHTKKLLNFYKIKTKITSFNKENEKAKSYIILKKLIINENIAIVSNSGTPLINDPGELIVKMCHKNKIKVVPIPGACSAIAAISSSGISTKKFCYEGFIPRKEKKIENMFYNLYLEKRTIILLETSKRILKSLNIIMKIFGKNRKITFIKEVTKFWETIKKTRINKLIKWIKLDKKRYKGEILLIIEGNTNLHQKVITYNILETHKILKKFLMNSSAIIATSKIHNINKNLLYKYILKNKMT, via the coding sequence ATGAAAAAAAAAACTAAAAGTTTAGGCATTTTATATATAGTATCTACGCCAATAGGTAATTTAAAAGACATTACATACAGAGCTATAGAAATATTAAAAACAGTAAATATAATAGCTGCTGAGAGTATAAATCATACTAAAAAATTGTTAAATTTTTATAAAATAAAAACTAAAATTACATCTTTTAATAAAGAAAATGAAAAGGCAAAAAGTTATATAATATTAAAAAAATTAATTATAAATGAAAATATTGCTATAGTTTCTAATTCTGGAACTCCATTAATAAACGATCCAGGAGAACTAATAGTAAAAATGTGTCATAAAAATAAAATAAAAGTTGTACCTATACCAGGTGCTTGCTCAGCAATAGCTGCTATTAGTAGTTCTGGAATAAGTACAAAAAAATTTTGTTACGAAGGATTTATACCTAGAAAAGAAAAAAAAATAGAAAATATGTTTTATAATTTATATTTAGAAAAAAGAACCATTATTCTATTAGAAACGTCTAAAAGAATACTTAAATCTTTAAATATAATAATGAAAATTTTTGGAAAAAATAGAAAAATAACTTTTATTAAAGAAGTAACTAAATTCTGGGAAACTATAAAAAAAACAAGAATAAATAAATTAATAAAATGGATAAAATTAGACAAAAAAAGATATAAAGGAGAAATTTTATTAATAATAGAAGGAAATACAAATTTACATCAAAAAGTTATTACATATAATATTCTTGAAACACATAAAATATTAAAAAAATTTTTAATGAATAGTAGCGCCATAATAGCTACATCTAAAATACATAATATAAATAAAAACTTATTGTACAAATATATCTTAAAAAATAAGATGACATAA
- a CDS encoding beta-ketoacyl synthase N-terminal-like domain-containing protein yields MKRVVITGVGIISSIGNSIKEVLSSLKLGKSGISFSKEMLSLGMSSHVVGRINISNLGKVNKKIFKFMSTPAIYAYFSFLEAVNDAKLKKTVYQKNYRVGLISGSGNSYYAPFILSDIKITNKIGPYFLIKTLPSNITACLSTYFKIYGTTYSISSACTTSSHCICNAFDLIKYGKQDIVFAGGSEEINFNLACGFDVMRVLSKNKNNCPKESSRAFDSDRDGFVISGGAGFVVLEELNFAISRNAKIYAEIFNYAAFSNGKNMVLPSVNRSATCMKLALHGIKKIDYINAHATSTKVGDRDEYSSIVQVFGKKNLPYISSTKSMTGHSLGASGIHEIIYTILMIDNKFIAPSINITNLDKDFSSNKIVLKRIEKQIFVAMSNNFGFGGTNVSIVIKKFIL; encoded by the coding sequence ATGAAAAGAGTAGTAATAACTGGTGTTGGAATTATTTCTAGTATAGGAAATAGTATAAAAGAAGTGTTAAGTTCGTTGAAACTAGGAAAGTCTGGAATATCTTTCTCTAAAGAGATGCTTAGTTTGGGTATGTCTAGTCATGTTGTAGGAAGAATAAACATTAGCAATTTAGGTAAGGTTAATAAAAAAATTTTTAAATTCATGAGTACGCCTGCTATATATGCTTATTTTTCTTTTTTAGAAGCAGTTAATGATGCTAAGTTAAAAAAAACTGTATATCAAAAAAACTATAGAGTTGGATTAATATCTGGATCTGGTAATTCTTATTATGCTCCGTTTATATTATCTGATATAAAAATAACTAATAAAATAGGGCCATATTTTTTAATAAAAACATTACCATCAAATATTACTGCTTGTTTATCTACATATTTTAAAATATATGGTACGACTTATTCTATAAGTTCAGCATGTACAACTTCTTCTCATTGTATATGTAATGCTTTTGACCTTATAAAATATGGTAAACAAGATATAGTTTTTGCTGGAGGTTCAGAAGAAATAAATTTTAATTTAGCTTGTGGATTTGACGTTATGAGAGTTCTTTCAAAAAATAAAAATAATTGTCCAAAAGAATCTTCTAGAGCATTTGATTCAGACAGAGATGGTTTTGTAATTTCTGGAGGTGCTGGTTTTGTAGTATTAGAAGAACTTAATTTTGCTATTTCTAGAAACGCTAAGATATATGCAGAAATTTTTAATTATGCTGCTTTTTCTAATGGTAAGAATATGGTTTTGCCTTCTGTAAATAGATCTGCTACATGTATGAAACTAGCTTTACATGGAATAAAAAAAATAGATTATATAAATGCACACGCTACATCTACAAAAGTAGGAGATAGAGATGAATATAGTTCAATTGTACAAGTTTTTGGTAAAAAAAATTTACCATATATTTCCTCCACAAAGTCTATGACAGGACATTCTCTAGGAGCTTCAGGCATACATGAAATTATTTATACTATTTTAATGATAGATAATAAATTTATTGCGCCATCTATAAACATAACAAATTTAGATAAAGATTTTTCATCAAATAAAATTGTTTTAAAAAGAATTGAAAAACAGATATTTGTTGCTATGTCTAACAATTTCGGATTTGGTGGCACTAATGTAAGTATAGTTATTAAAAAATTTATATTATAA
- the tal gene encoding transaldolase has translation MNQLEQLKKYSIVVADTGNVGLIKDFLPQDATTNPTLILNSIKLPFYKNLIHKSIKYSKKFCKTFEEIVSLASNKISVDIGTNILKIIPGRVSTEIDARVSFNKDLCISHAKSIINMYKENGVRKNRILIKLASTWEAIQAAKELEKEKINCNLTLLFSFSQAKACAEAGVYLISPFVGRIYDWYKNKNLINNTDISQDPGVVSVKKIFNFYKKYSYKTIVMAASFRNTSQILELSGCDYLTISPVLLNKLKSSSVKVERKLFLSEKTMFRKSSMSESKFRFQHNEDAMASEKLSEGIRQFGIDQKKIENIIIKNI, from the coding sequence GTGAATCAATTAGAACAATTGAAGAAGTATAGCATTGTTGTTGCAGATACTGGAAATGTAGGTTTAATAAAAGATTTTCTTCCACAGGATGCTACTACTAATCCTACATTAATATTAAATTCAATAAAACTTCCATTTTATAAAAATTTAATACATAAATCTATAAAATATTCTAAAAAATTCTGTAAAACTTTTGAAGAAATAGTTTCTTTAGCTAGTAATAAAATATCTGTAGATATAGGAACAAACATTTTAAAAATTATCCCAGGTAGAGTTTCTACAGAAATAGATGCAAGAGTTTCTTTTAACAAAGATTTATGTATTTCTCATGCTAAAAGTATTATAAATATGTATAAAGAAAATGGAGTTAGAAAAAATAGAATATTAATAAAATTAGCATCTACTTGGGAAGCAATACAAGCAGCAAAAGAGTTAGAAAAAGAAAAAATCAATTGTAATTTAACACTTTTATTTTCTTTTTCTCAAGCTAAAGCTTGTGCTGAAGCTGGAGTATATTTAATATCACCTTTTGTAGGAAGAATATATGATTGGTATAAAAATAAAAATCTTATTAATAACACAGATATAAGTCAAGATCCTGGTGTAGTTTCTGTAAAAAAAATATTTAATTTTTATAAAAAATATTCTTATAAAACTATCGTTATGGCTGCAAGTTTTAGAAATACTTCACAAATATTAGAATTGTCTGGATGTGATTATCTAACAATATCACCAGTTTTGTTAAACAAATTGAAATCAAGTTCAGTAAAAGTAGAAAGAAAGTTATTCTTATCTGAGAAAACTATGTTTCGTAAGAGTAGTATGTCAGAATCAAAATTTAGATTTCAACATAATGAAGATGCGATGGCATCAGAAAAATTGTCTGAAGGAATAAGACAGTTTGGAATAGATCAGAAAAAGATAGAAAATATTATTATTAAAAATATTTGA
- the tkt gene encoding transketolase: protein MSKYLGNFMKTRLLSNAIRALSIDAIQKANSGHPGMPLGMADIAEVLWRKFLKHSPTNPNWNNRDRFVLSNGHGSMLLYSLLHLSGYDLSIEDIKMFRQMGSKTPGHPEKHITPGVEVTTGPLGQGLANAVGMAISESILSNTFNRKNFKIIDHYTWVFVGDGCLMEGVSHESCSLAGHLKLNKLIVFYDKNNISIDGNVKGWFTEDIKKRFESYNWRVIENIDGHNRNDIIASIKEAKINKEKPVLIICNTKIGFGSPNKENSSASHGCPLGIEEVRLTKKNLNWKYDNFIIPNKIYSKWNFSKKGKLLENDWNNIVSKYKIEYPSLYNEYIRRINKHLPKNFSKLISNHFFNVSKNISNISTRQASKNTLEVLGKEIPELLGGSADLSESNLTKWSGSRPVTDYKNGNYIDYGVREFGMTAIANGIFHHGGFIPYTSTFLIFMEYARNAVRMSSLMNTQQIFVYTHDSVWLGEDGPTHQPIEQLSSLRIIPGFNVWRPCDELETISAWKHAIERTKGPSALILSRQNLCYVKSKNKNVLSNILKGGYIIKDFSNNPNFIIISCGSELNLAYKVCKILNDNKKYRIRLVSMPSTNVFDSQDIKYRNKILPAYIKNRVSIEAGISDFWYKYIGYENLSIGINEFAYSAPESSLSQRLGFKEKKIVSKIKKFFRK, encoded by the coding sequence ATGTCAAAATATTTAGGAAATTTTATGAAAACTAGATTATTATCTAATGCAATTAGAGCATTAAGTATAGATGCTATACAAAAAGCAAATTCAGGACATCCTGGAATGCCATTAGGTATGGCTGATATTGCTGAAGTATTATGGAGAAAGTTTCTTAAACATAGTCCTACTAATCCTAATTGGAATAATAGAGATAGGTTTGTTTTGTCTAATGGTCATGGATCGATGTTATTATATAGTTTATTGCATTTGAGTGGTTATGATTTATCTATAGAAGATATAAAAATGTTTAGACAAATGGGATCTAAAACTCCTGGGCATCCAGAAAAACATATAACACCTGGAGTGGAGGTTACCACGGGTCCTTTAGGTCAAGGGTTGGCTAACGCAGTAGGTATGGCTATATCAGAAAGTATTTTAAGTAATACTTTTAATAGAAAAAATTTTAAAATAATAGATCATTATACTTGGGTTTTTGTTGGTGATGGATGTCTTATGGAGGGAGTTTCTCATGAGTCTTGTTCCTTAGCGGGTCATCTTAAGTTAAATAAGCTAATAGTTTTTTATGATAAGAATAATATTTCTATAGATGGTAACGTAAAAGGATGGTTTACTGAAGACATAAAAAAAAGATTTGAGTCATATAATTGGAGAGTTATAGAAAATATAGATGGTCATAATAGAAATGATATAATTGCGTCTATAAAAGAGGCTAAAATTAACAAAGAGAAACCTGTGTTAATAATATGTAACACTAAAATAGGTTTTGGATCTCCGAATAAAGAGAATTCTAGTGCATCTCATGGTTGCCCTTTAGGAATAGAAGAAGTTCGTTTAACTAAAAAAAATTTAAATTGGAAATATGATAATTTTATTATACCAAATAAAATATATAGTAAATGGAATTTTTCAAAAAAAGGTAAATTACTTGAAAACGATTGGAACAATATTGTTTCTAAGTATAAAATAGAATATCCTAGTTTATACAATGAATACATAAGAAGAATTAATAAACATCTTCCTAAAAATTTTTCTAAACTTATTTCTAATCATTTTTTTAATGTTTCTAAAAATATTTCTAACATTTCTACTAGACAAGCTTCTAAAAATACTCTTGAAGTTTTAGGGAAAGAAATACCAGAATTATTAGGGGGATCAGCAGATTTATCAGAGAGTAATTTAACTAAATGGTCAGGATCTCGACCAGTTACTGATTATAAGAATGGAAACTATATAGATTATGGAGTACGTGAGTTTGGAATGACTGCTATTGCAAATGGAATTTTCCATCATGGAGGATTTATACCTTATACTTCTACTTTTTTAATATTTATGGAATATGCTAGAAATGCAGTTAGAATGTCATCTTTAATGAATACACAACAAATTTTTGTTTATACACATGATTCAGTATGGTTAGGAGAAGATGGGCCGACTCATCAACCAATAGAGCAGTTATCTAGCTTGAGAATAATTCCTGGATTTAATGTATGGAGACCATGTGATGAACTAGAAACTATTTCTGCATGGAAACATGCGATAGAAAGAACAAAAGGTCCATCAGCATTAATTTTATCTAGACAAAATTTGTGTTATGTAAAATCTAAAAACAAAAATGTACTTAGCAATATATTAAAAGGGGGATATATTATTAAAGATTTTTCTAATAACCCAAATTTTATTATAATTTCTTGTGGTTCTGAGTTAAATCTTGCATACAAAGTGTGTAAAATTTTGAATGATAATAAAAAATATAGAATTAGATTAGTATCTATGCCATCCACAAATGTATTTGATTCTCAAGATATAAAATATAGAAACAAAATATTGCCTGCATATATAAAAAACAGAGTCTCTATAGAGGCTGGAATATCTGATTTTTGGTATAAATATATAGGATATGAAAATTTATCAATTGGAATAAACGAATTTGCATATTCTGCTCCTGAAAGTTCTTTGTCACAAAGGTTAGGTTTTAAAGAAAAAAAAATAGTTAGTAAAATAAAAAAATTTTTTAGAAAATAA
- the dapE gene encoding succinyl-diaminopimelate desuccinylase, whose amino-acid sequence MSFFILKLLKKLVYAPSISPDDMGCQKIISNELCKIGFSIVNFDIQDTKNMWAEIGNRQGKTINFLGHTDVVPPGDLSKWKFNPFVPTIYKNNIFGRGVVDMKGAISAFIASVKEFLYEYRNSMNGRITILLTSDEEGSAKNGIKKVVNKLIKKKEKIDYCIVGEPTSIDVLGDTIKNGRRGSLHVYIYFIGTIRHIAYTKFSENLIHKACLFINDLTKFNWNENIKNADERTVVQVYKIFSDPVVENVISDSLFTKINFRFSYKTSIEFIKSSVIMLLKLHDIKYSINWKLSGNSFITKDGNLLQAVKDTIKFFNRKEPKVCTSGGTSDGRFIHKMNSEIIELGLINKTIHKTNEFSKISDLKKLSIIYKETIKKLLT is encoded by the coding sequence ATGTCTTTTTTTATTTTAAAACTTTTGAAAAAGTTAGTTTATGCTCCATCTATTAGTCCTGATGATATGGGGTGTCAAAAAATTATATCTAATGAATTATGTAAAATAGGATTTTCTATAGTTAATTTTGATATACAAGATACCAAAAATATGTGGGCTGAAATAGGTAATAGACAAGGAAAAACTATTAATTTTTTAGGTCATACAGATGTAGTTCCTCCTGGAGATTTGTCTAAATGGAAGTTTAATCCATTTGTCCCTACTATTTATAAAAACAACATTTTTGGTAGAGGAGTTGTAGATATGAAAGGAGCTATATCTGCGTTCATAGCATCTGTAAAAGAGTTTTTATATGAATACAGAAATAGTATGAATGGAAGAATTACTATTCTGTTAACTTCTGATGAAGAAGGAAGCGCAAAAAATGGAATTAAAAAAGTTGTGAACAAATTGATTAAAAAAAAAGAAAAAATAGACTACTGTATAGTAGGAGAGCCTACTAGTATAGATGTATTGGGAGATACAATAAAAAATGGTAGACGAGGATCTTTGCATGTATACATATATTTTATAGGTACAATAAGACACATTGCATATACTAAATTTTCTGAAAATTTAATACATAAAGCTTGTTTATTTATTAATGATTTAACTAAATTTAATTGGAATGAGAACATAAAAAATGCTGATGAAAGAACTGTTGTTCAAGTTTATAAAATATTTTCAGATCCAGTAGTAGAAAATGTTATCTCAGATAGCTTATTTACAAAAATAAATTTCAGATTTAGTTATAAGACTAGTATAGAATTTATAAAATCTAGCGTCATAATGTTATTAAAATTACACGATATAAAATATTCTATAAATTGGAAGTTATCTGGAAATTCTTTTATTACAAAAGATGGTAATCTTTTACAAGCTGTTAAAGATACTATAAAATTTTTTAATAGAAAAGAGCCAAAAGTGTGTACTTCAGGGGGAACTTCAGATGGAAGATTTATTCATAAAATGAATTCTGAAATTATAGAATTAGGGCTTATAAACAAGACTATACATAAGACTAATGAATTTTCAAAAATATCTGATTTAAAAAAGTTGAGTATAATTTATAAAGAAACGATTAAAAAACTATTAACATAA
- the dapA gene encoding 4-hydroxy-tetrahydrodipicolinate synthase: MFNGSIVALITPMKINGDICYKDLKKLVNYHIKNNTKAIVSVGTTGESATLTQDEHYNVIIKTVKYAKKKIPIIAGTGSNSTSESIELTKKLENSGISACLSVVPYYNKPTQEGMFKHFKKISENTNIPQILYNIPQRTGSDLLSETVIKLSKIENIIGIKEASGDLSRVNSIKSFVNKNFLLISGDDITALDFIKLGGKAVISVTANINPYQMSKMCKYAINNNFKKARKIHHKLSALNKMLFIETNPIPIKWLAKKIGLINCNKIRLPLTKLSKKNINLFNILLENKYKNCKQYDIF; the protein is encoded by the coding sequence ATGTTTAATGGAAGCATTGTTGCCTTAATAACTCCTATGAAAATTAATGGAGATATTTGCTATAAAGACCTAAAAAAACTAGTAAATTACCATATTAAAAACAATACTAAAGCTATAGTATCTGTTGGTACTACTGGTGAATCTGCAACTCTTACTCAAGATGAACACTATAATGTAATTATAAAAACAGTAAAGTACGCAAAAAAAAAAATACCTATAATAGCTGGAACAGGATCGAATTCTACAAGTGAATCAATAGAATTAACAAAAAAATTAGAGAATTCTGGAATATCTGCATGCTTAAGTGTAGTTCCATACTATAATAAACCAACACAAGAAGGAATGTTTAAGCATTTTAAAAAAATTTCAGAGAATACTAATATTCCACAAATACTATATAACATACCGCAACGAACTGGATCAGATTTATTGTCTGAAACTGTTATAAAGCTTTCTAAAATAGAAAATATAATAGGAATAAAAGAAGCAAGTGGAGACTTATCCAGAGTAAATAGTATAAAATCATTTGTGAATAAAAATTTTTTATTAATTAGCGGAGATGACATTACAGCATTAGATTTTATTAAATTAGGAGGAAAAGCTGTAATATCAGTAACAGCTAATATAAATCCTTACCAAATGTCTAAAATGTGTAAATATGCAATAAATAATAATTTTAAAAAAGCTAGAAAAATACATCATAAGTTGAGCGCATTAAATAAAATGTTATTTATAGAAACTAACCCAATACCAATAAAATGGTTAGCTAAAAAAATTGGATTAATTAATTGCAATAAGATAAGATTACCTTTAACAAAATTATCTAAAAAAAACATAAACCTTTTTAATATCTTGTTAGAAAATAAATATAAAAATTGTAAACAATATGATATCTTTTAA
- the aroC gene encoding chorismate synthase, whose amino-acid sequence MSGNTIGKIFCVTTYGESHGHSLGCIIDGMPPRIKISEKYIQSELNRRRPGSSRYTTQRQEKDKIKILSGMLNGKTTGTSIGLIIYNKDQREKDYDSIKNIYRPGHADYTYQKKYGIRDYRGGGRSSARETCMRVAAGAFAKKYLSIKHNIKIRGYLKQIGELSCNIKDWKTVEKNPFFCGDPNKIDKIKTIIKNIKKEGNSIGAKITIISENVPAGLGQPVFDKLDADLSHALMGINAVKSVEIGDGSKVSFQKGSYNRDEMCKNGFKSNHAGGILGGISNGENIITTISLKPTSSIKISGKTINKHNQNTNIIVKGRHDPCVGIRAVPIAEAMIAIVIMDHVLRNTAQCSK is encoded by the coding sequence ATGTCTGGAAATACAATAGGAAAAATATTTTGCGTTACAACATATGGAGAATCCCATGGTCATTCTTTAGGATGCATAATAGATGGAATGCCTCCAAGAATAAAAATTTCAGAAAAATATATACAATCTGAATTAAATAGAAGGAGACCAGGTAGTTCAAGATATACTACTCAAAGACAAGAAAAAGATAAAATTAAAATACTTTCAGGAATGCTGAATGGTAAAACTACAGGTACTAGCATAGGTCTAATTATATATAACAAAGATCAAAGAGAAAAAGATTATGATTCAATAAAAAATATATATAGACCAGGACATGCAGATTATACATATCAAAAAAAATATGGAATTAGAGATTATAGAGGAGGAGGGAGATCTTCTGCTAGAGAAACGTGTATGAGAGTTGCAGCTGGAGCGTTTGCAAAAAAATATCTATCTATAAAACATAACATTAAAATAAGAGGATATTTAAAACAAATAGGAGAATTGTCCTGCAATATTAAAGATTGGAAAACTGTTGAAAAAAACCCATTTTTTTGTGGAGATCCAAATAAAATTGATAAAATTAAAACTATTATAAAAAATATAAAAAAAGAAGGAAATTCTATTGGAGCCAAAATAACAATAATCTCCGAAAACGTTCCAGCTGGGTTAGGTCAGCCAGTATTTGACAAATTAGATGCAGACTTATCACATGCTTTAATGGGTATAAATGCTGTTAAATCAGTAGAAATAGGAGATGGTTCTAAAGTATCATTTCAAAAAGGCTCATATAATAGAGACGAAATGTGCAAAAATGGATTTAAATCTAATCATGCAGGAGGAATTTTAGGGGGAATTAGCAATGGAGAAAATATCATAACAACAATATCATTAAAACCAACATCTAGTATTAAAATAAGTGGTAAAACTATAAACAAACATAATCAAAATACTAATATAATAGTTAAAGGAAGACACGATCCATGTGTAGGAATTAGAGCTGTTCCAATAGCAGAAGCTATGATAGCAATTGTTATAATGGATCACGTATTAAGAAATACAGCACAATGTAGTAAATAA
- the smrB gene encoding endonuclease SmrB, with product MSSKKFISSNDLCLFRKSFVNIKKVVQDNIFYHKKMVFHKKKIDKKKCFEKDFHKHFFSDGKLNVNLSYKPIRYVRSNRFIKKLKELKIGNFFPEIILDVHGMNILETKMELANLFTICYKKKISYISIIHGHGKEILKDKIPLWLSNHPDIVAFHESPRFFGKSASIFVIIEI from the coding sequence ATGAGTTCAAAAAAGTTTATTTCTTCAAATGATTTATGTCTTTTTAGAAAATCGTTTGTAAACATTAAAAAAGTAGTTCAAGATAATATTTTTTATCATAAAAAAATGGTTTTTCATAAAAAAAAAATTGATAAGAAAAAATGTTTTGAAAAAGATTTTCATAAACATTTCTTCTCTGATGGGAAGTTGAATGTAAATCTATCATACAAACCAATTAGATATGTGAGGTCAAATCGTTTTATAAAAAAATTAAAAGAGCTTAAAATAGGAAATTTTTTTCCCGAAATTATTTTAGACGTTCATGGTATGAATATATTAGAAACTAAGATGGAATTAGCTAATTTATTTACTATTTGTTATAAAAAAAAAATTTCTTACATAAGTATAATTCATGGTCATGGGAAAGAAATCCTAAAAGACAAGATACCTTTGTGGCTTTCTAACCATCCAGATATTGTTGCTTTTCATGAATCTCCAAGATTTTTTGGCAAAAGTGCATCTATTTTTGTAATAATAGAAATTTAG